One genomic window of Clostridia bacterium includes the following:
- a CDS encoding helix-turn-helix domain-containing protein: MRKTTNREIGIRLKESRSNKGYTLQQVAQFVGVDRSTIQRYEVGGIVVIKRPVVESICACLGVNPAWVLGESEDKYPLEGKEYFPEDVLFAARRLSDVPEEKRKEILERLMQELDELE; the protein is encoded by the coding sequence ATGCGAAAAACAACCAACCGGGAAATTGGCATCCGATTAAAAGAAAGCCGTTCCAACAAAGGATATACCTTGCAACAGGTAGCACAGTTTGTTGGGGTTGACCGTTCTACAATTCAGCGTTACGAGGTGGGCGGTATTGTAGTCATCAAACGTCCGGTGGTGGAATCCATTTGTGCCTGTCTGGGTGTAAATCCTGCATGGGTCTTAGGGGAAAGCGAAGATAAGTATCCGCTTGAGGGGAAAGAGTACTTCCCGGAGGATGTGCTTTTTGCGGCAAGACGCCTTTCGGACGTGCCCGAAGAAAAACGCAAAGAGATTCTGGAACGACTGATGCAGGAATTAGATGAATTAGAATGA